Part of the Mya arenaria isolate MELC-2E11 chromosome 8, ASM2691426v1 genome, CGAGCAACGAGTGACAACAACCAATCACAAGTTTCATGTTTACAACGCTAGGTTTGTCCCATTCATTTCTTATTACACAAGGGCAATCTCATTTAGCAAAATTGCAAATACCTTGGCTGGTATACACCAAGATCTTTAGTTTGCCACTCAGGTTCAGAAAACTCGATTTCAAGAAGTTTCAACATATCTATAAAAGaactaattttgacaaaagacaTATGCCTGTTTGAAGAACAGGTTATTTGTAACagcagcattttttttttataatattcctCCTGTAAAAGCATTTTACAGAGAAATTTTAAAACTCACATTAGTGGAAAAGGTCCCCAGTGGTACCGCTTTTGTCAATGATTAACCTTAgatgtttttttcagtgttcTTTAGAGTGTAGTTGAAACAACTTAGAAATTAGAGAAACAACATTGGTCTGGTTGTTCCATCTTTTACTGTGCTAAGCACCCCCAAAAAAATCATCACCGAAATGTTTACAGcccttaaaggtgcactctcacagatttacagtctttacaacttttttattttttgtcttggaaagagcaaatttttttgcgaaaatatccgcaaaccaatggtataagattactgacaaaagatcagattgcagattttcttatttccattcgaaaattaatgttttatgggttaaacaaaaatgaataaaacataaatttttgaacttaaatatgaaaatctgcgatctaattttttgtcagcagtcttttattactggtctccatggattttcgcaaaaatttgctcattccaagacaaaaaataaaaaagttgtcaaaacattcaatctgtgagagtgcagctttaagctgcCGGGTAAATCATATTCCTCTCTtgtaacaaaacacaaaattattatcatattcAAAGGACTTAACTCAGTCTTTATAAAGAGCTAAAACTCCAAACAAAATCCCCCAAATTGCAACTTGTAATGCTGAGCAACAAAAATCTAGTAAATCTACCCCATTTGAGACCACTCTACTGACAAAATTGACcatgtttgaaaaaaagcaaaatagtTGTAGCCTTTTAGTAAAAAGTAGAATTTTTTTAATGCACAGCAACAGATTAATGGCTTGAACTTTCACTTACAGTTCAAGTTAAAACCTATTTAGGTTTTCAAATGACCTCAACTTCAaggtacatgtattcattttaacaaaacatatataataacaatgttggtaagagacatttattttgacttaaattAAACGGGTAAAATCATATTCATCAACAAGTCAACAATAAGGCACCTTCATAATGCACTGCCTAATTTAtcttaaatcatataaatttacATGTACTCATAATCATTTTCCGTTTACAGAAGGCATTTTGGTTCGATTTAATTTGGCAATATTGTTCAGAATAAAAAAGATCTACAATTGTCAAACTATATCGTCATGGCTTAGTGTTTACTGtcaaatatataaagttatagATAGATAACATAGGTAAAATCGTAATGATAAAGAATGGGACGGGTGAACGTAGTGAATGAGCCCTTCTtgatcattaagattttacttctgGGGATTAAACTGACTGAGAATACAGCCTCATTGGCTGACAaattgtcaatgcaaaatctgacacTGGGAGTGTGTATCCGATAAGTGGTAGTAGGTGGACCTTTAAACACGCgcaaagttgtttgttttttaaatactaagctgaaaatgtaggttgtattctaagggctattccatttaatcATATAACCCACGGGGGCAGGCACTTCCCTcaacagaagcaaatttactcTTTTGGGGTCCAGATTAGCCAAAAAaacacccacccatatactatttaaataactGCCTTACCCCTGtggtttatatgttttactggagcacatacaaatatatttcgattgcctttatagaaaatatttttttgaaatcttaacCACAATTATCTGACCTAGTATCTTccattaaaaatacaacaacaaacttTATCACAGacaaatatattcatcaaatttaataatttaatccAATAATTCTTCGCTGTCAGTTTCAGCCTCATCACTGCTACGGGtaattcttttttcaaatcgCTTTTTCCACCTTTTGGAGTAGACATGAAATGTATCCTGTTTCATCTGCACGATGTCCGCAGCCTGCATGTGTAAGAAAGGGACATGGGAAGCGCTAGTCCTCAGTCGTGACTTGTCAGCCTTAGGTTCGGTTTGAATTTCAACATCTTCTGAAATGTCACTTTCAAGTTCAACACTGTTTGAAgtatcatttgttttctttccgTATTTAACATATGAAAAATACCAATCAAATCCAAATGACACTGAGTTATCAAACAGAACTCTATATTTTGTTGGTAGGAAACAGAAGTTTATAACTTGCGCCGGTGGCCAAACTATCCACTCTGCTGTGTACAAAGTCTTCCCTTTTTCAATCAACTCATCTTTTATCTCATGTCTTCTTTTTCCTTCCAAGAATGACGTCAGCACAAGAAACGAAGATATGCACACAGGTGAACAGATAACCTGGTCAACTATAAGCTTTTTTGTCACAATTCTGAATGACCTGCCAGGTAGCCACCAGTCGAGGAACAGATACCACGAGTGACAGAAAGGTCCAATCACAAGCCCCGTTAGGCCGACATCATGCGTCCTCTCCCAGTCCCAGCTGTCCATCTCACCTTTTAACAGCTGGTAGCGTTGCTGAAGACCATCACCTGCAGATAGGTGgtcaaatcaaaatcaatatttttttgcacaCACCAACCATGCTGAAAAATATGCACGTTTACTGTGCATAATGGTTGTGATTTTAGTACCGTACAGATGCCAGTCTACACACATTACAACACTATCCACAATATGCCTTAAGAATTTCACTggatatttaaagctgcactctcacagattgaacgttttgacaacttttttattttgtcttggaacgagccaatttttgtgaaaatccatggaaaccaattatataatactgctgacaaaaaatgagattgcagatttttatacataagttcaaaaaatgatgttttatgcattttttttaaaacgttagtaatggtttaagccataaaacattaattttcgaactgaaatatgaaaatctgcgatctgatcttttgtcagcaatcttatattattggtttgcagatttttacacaaaaatttgccctttccaacacaaaaaataaataagttgtaaaaatggtaaatctgtgagagtgcagatttaaggGAGTTCAAAAAAATGTCTAAGAGGTATATGTTCCTAGGATAAACTGGATACCGGTAATACATTAGTGgtcattcaatacaaaattttaattattttaataaagagtGTTTATCAACTTAACAAGATAAGTGAATTTTGTATTGAATTACTGCAAATATGAATTTccatttatattatatcaaaCTTTTAAGTAAAGGATTATTAGCGCTAAATAAGACATCTATATATTGCGCACATATTTATGCATGACATCATGTCAATAGTTATTTTACACTagcttttataatataaaaaattaatataatgacGACGACATAATTCaagatataattaattataaggtatataagttatatttttaaaactaaattcatttgtatataaatatattttttcatcataACATTATCATACATAAACTTAAGGTAATCCATCAATCATAAGCACAAAAAAATGCTACCAGTAAGCCTTCATCTAAAGTCACAGAATGTTAAGTTtggatattttatatataaattttaaccAAGATCATTTTTAgtcattatgttatttaagaaacaaattaatttaaaatcttgttatatAACCTCCCTGAAAtttatcatatcatataaatTCATTTAGCTTCATTGGCggtgttaattttttttttattccatacCAAAAATCTAATGATTAaccaataaatttaaaaacagaaaaattaatacatatgtacTTTCAACTTCCTGctttttttatgcaaatgtatgaacaaaaaaacaatctttacaactgtacaaattacaatagtttaaagttaaaaactcTCAGTCCTTAGATTCAGGATTAATTCTGAACTTAAAATCCCatacaaatacttaaaaatattatcaatgcAAACAGTAAGGGTTTTAACCTGCACAAGACATTGTGAAAGATATGGCCGTATTGGTGTACAGAAGGTAACGTCTTGTAAACAGCTTCTTCACTCTCGTCTGTACAGCTCTTAGAAGTCTATGGTTGCACAGTCGAACTACAGTCTCCATTACAACAATCTGCCAAAACAcaatcattaaaacattataatgggATTCATAAGTTTGTAATATTGTTCATACTTAAAAGAATGTCAATCATAATAATGAAAGAGGTTATCTCACATTGTAAAAGAGCAAATGTTGCAAAATGTGGATAATTAACAGTTCAAGAATTTGTGATGTTTCTTGAACACCAGATCACATTTTAGTACATTTTTGCTATTCTGCTTTTGATCTATCCTTTTCAAGGAAAACAATATGGCAAGGGATGGAGCAATACTAGTcaatcaacaataaaaaaaaatgttttaataatttaagtaattaaACACGAGatcaatttttgtatattttttgctaCACTCTTTGGGTTTTAATGGGAATGTATTTACAGTCAAAACATGCTATGATGATCTCTGATATCTCAATTATTACTTTTGCTTCTATATAAAACAAGTTATGCTcaggacaagaaaaaataacaaagggtaGTAACACTGTAATTAGCTGAGATAtaattgtggttcctgtacactgcactccctctcattatgatctatcactatatgaagttttattaaattccatccaatagttttcaatttatgctccggacaagaaaaagtaacaaagggcagtaactctgtaattagctgagatataattgtggttcctgtacactgcactccctctcattatgatctatcactgtatgaagttttattaaattccatccaatagttttcaagttatgctccggacaaaaaaataaattacaaagggcagtaactctgtaattagttgaaatagaattgtggttcctgtacactgcactccctctcattatgatctatcactgtatgaagttttattaaattccatctaatagttttcaagttatgctccggacaagaaaaagtaacaaagggcagtaactctgtagttagctgaaatagaattgtggttcctgtacactgcattccctctcattatgatctatcactgtatgaagttttattaaattccatccaatagttttcaagctatgctccggacaagaaaaaagtaacaaagggcagtaactctgttataagctgaaatagagttatggttcttgtgcactgcactttctctcattgtgctttaccattgcaTGAAGTTTtgataaattccatctagtagtttgcaagtaaaTGTCgggaaaaaaaaattgacataaaaaaatgtaataaagggcaataactcagtaattagttTAGGtatagttatggttcttgaacactgcactttactctcactgtgctttaccattgtatgaagttccaatgaattccatccagtatttttcaagttatactccggacaaaaaaagtaacaaagggcaataactcagtaataagcaagaaaagagttatggtttttgtacactgcacttcctctcattatgctctaccattgtatgaagtttaatctaattccatccagtagtttttaagttatgctccagacaaggtaaattgcaatgGACCGACAAACCGACGAACCTCAGGGTGACGCCAATACACCcaataaaaaaatctgctttTGTCAATTTTTCTATCTCAATATTTTTGCTATATCAAAGTCATATTTCAGTCCCTGTgttcgaatttcacacattttctgTGTCCTTTATATCAGCAGATCCAGCTGATGGTGCAAAAAATTGATGATGATTTTTGGCAGGTCACTAAATTAggacatacaaaacaatatacatattctacaagcaaaatatatttatgtacattttcaatctcgctttacatattaaaatattcaagaaaTAACTCAATTCGTTTCATAACATTGAACCATTCTATCGCGAAATCTTGTGACATTAGCAGTTCGAGGCAAATCCGGACATTTTATACTAACAATTTAATGTGTCAATACTGCGGATCGATATTTTGTTACATACTGGTAAGTAGTTAAACAGATAAGCCTTTGATATTCATTAAAAAGctttaataattaaaagaaatcatGCTTCGGATGATCAGTGTCAAGGTCGATTGGCCCTACAGAAAATCATCCTGGTATGAGGTTACAGACAACTAGTTAATTACCTTTTTAACTAATTTTAACGTCAGTGATGGTGTGCAGTTCAATGCGCAGGCGTCtggctcattgtttgtgtctaaaatgttgattaatatcattttgggtacatataaTGAGTTGAACAACACATTTGAAGGTATAATTAATGACTAAGATACTATACAAGAAAGAGAATTAACTCTATGCAGAGATGGAGCACAGGGATAGGATGCGTTGACACACCCCTTTGACCACGCCCCTCCCTCcatatttttggtaaaaaaatccgagacttataaataatgatgggggaactattttttttaaattcttttatcgttgtaaattaaaagaataaaaataaaaaaacaacattttttgtttgtaagtTATCATTTGTAAGAGTTCCCCCATCATTATTAATAagtctgtttgtttgtttctaaatatGGGGGAGGGGCGTGGTCAAAGGGGTGTATCAAAACAACCTGCAATCTAGGTACAATAGAATCTACATTCTGACAGGCAGCCCTGAGAATTTGA contains:
- the LOC128242412 gene encoding mpv17-like protein 2 isoform X1, producing the protein MIVVMETVVRLCNHRLLRAVQTRVKKLFTRRYLLYTNTAISFTMSCAGDGLQQRYQLLKGEMDSWDWERTHDVGLTGLVIGPFCHSWYLFLDWWLPGRSFRIVTKKLIVDQVICSPVCISSFLVLTSFLEGKRRHEIKDELIEKGKTLYTAEWIVWPPAQVINFCFLPTKYRVLFDNSVSFGFDWYFSYVKYGKKTNDTSNSVELESDISEDVEIQTEPKADKSRLRTSASHVPFLHMQAADIVQMKQDTFHVYSKRWKKRFEKRITRSSDEAETDSEELLD
- the LOC128242412 gene encoding mpv17-like protein 2 isoform X2 yields the protein METVVRLCNHRLLRAVQTRVKKLFTRRYLLYTNTAISFTMSCAGDGLQQRYQLLKGEMDSWDWERTHDVGLTGLVIGPFCHSWYLFLDWWLPGRSFRIVTKKLIVDQVICSPVCISSFLVLTSFLEGKRRHEIKDELIEKGKTLYTAEWIVWPPAQVINFCFLPTKYRVLFDNSVSFGFDWYFSYVKYGKKTNDTSNSVELESDISEDVEIQTEPKADKSRLRTSASHVPFLHMQAADIVQMKQDTFHVYSKRWKKRFEKRITRSSDEAETDSEELLD